TGTCTACTATCATGATTTGGTTCAGCTAGAACACTCGACCTACAACGTGTATTTACTCGCCTCTACGTACAGCTTGGGAGGAAATTATGGGTGTGCATTTACGTGGTACCAAAATGTGGCACTAGTAGCGGAGAACGATACGACAAGCGTATATACGGACCTTTATAAAGAAGGTGCCGAGGCAGGACTTGAGAGTATTCGTGAATTCGCTGATACAGTTGGGGGTTTTCCAGAGTGTAATGTCAGATGAATTGGCCTCGTTTCTTTCTCCAAGAAGTGCTTGTGTGTGTAAATCTGAGTCGTCTGCTCGCATATAAATTGGATACTGATTCGCTATTTTCACTACGCTAAATTGAACTGAATCGCACTCGAGCGATGCAAGTCGGGTTGCCCTGCGCTGATACCCTGGCCGAGATGTGTTGGATACGAAATTGCCCGCCTCCGTCATTCCATTCGACCTTTTTTTGATTTGTACATATGCACATAATAGGAGTCGATTTGATCCTTTCCAGATAATGTCGCTGGATTCGACGGAAGTGGAAGAATGGTCTTAATCGAATGTTAATACCTCTTCCCGAGAAAATAGATCAAAATTGAGAAAGGCCGGATTGATTCATCCACATTGGGAGGAGAAATAAGAGATGAATGTAATGAATACTGTATTACCGTTTACTTCCAGCATCATCAGTTTTATCTTCGCATTTCTTATACTCAAGCGCTACACAGCCCGGCGAGGTCCGCATCTACTGCTCTGGGGCATCGGTATGATCTTCTACGGTATCGGTGGGTTCTGCGAGGGATATTACGGCGCTTTCGGTTGGAATGATTTGATTTTCCGTATGTGGTATCTGTTTGGCGCAATCCTGGTGGCTGCCTGGTTGGGGCAGGGCACCGTCTACTTGCTGGCGAAGCGAAATTGGGCGAATGGCTTAATGGTCGTGCTCGCTCTCGGCTCGCTGTACGGATTGATACGTGTCTTTGGCGCAGAACTTGACCCAACGCTGATGACGACGAGCTTGCATACCGGCAGTGAAATGAGCGGTCACGCCATCATCACGCCGGGCGTGCGAACGCTGACGCCTTTCTTCAACATATACGGCACGTTGACATTGGTGGGCGGTGCGGCCTGGTCGGCGTGGATTTTCTGGCGAAAGCGTGTGCTGCTGCACCGGACCATCGGCAACATCCTCATCGCCGTCGGCGCGATGCTGCCAGCATTCGGCGGGACGTTCAGCCGCATGGGACTGAGCGGTGCGTTGTACCTGAGTGAATTGCTGGGGGCCGTTTTGATGTTCGTGGGCTTCCTGCGCGCCATCACACCCATGGGCGCGATGGCGCCGCAGCCCGATCCGGTCGTCTGATCCGCTGTTCTGTAAAGAGGGTCTGAATCATGCCCTTTAGCCTCGACCGTCAACCCGATGACGATGAGTTGGAGTGTGCTCGCTGCGGTGCCTATTTTCACTATCAATTGACCCGCTGTCCCAACTGCGGTGTGAATATCTACGAGCCGGATATTGCCGGGGAAACCGCGGAGCGGGATCGGATCGACGACGCCAGGGAATCCGGTGTCGGTTTGTTTCGTAAACTTGACGACTTTGTGCACAGAATATTGCGCAAGCCGTACCGCATAGACGAAGTCTTCGGAAGCGCGATCGATCAGGCCGTCTTGTACGACGATCTTCTGCAGAAAGTGGGCGGTGACAAGTCGGTCGTTGAGCGGCTGCTGGCGTTCGAGCAGCAGAGACGGCCCGACGGCACGCGCTTCGATTGGCTGAAAAATGCAATTCAGCGCTGGGAGCTGGATAATCGAACTTCGGACAGCGTGGAAAAGTGACGCCTCGAGTACACATTTATAATTTTCCTATCCAACTTCTGGTGTAAGCTAAAATCCATCGATCGCAGGATGACGCGCAGGAACCGGGGTTTTACACTTTCCTCATCTTATTGGTTCCAGGAGGAAAGATGAACAGCCCGGTAATGGAAAAATCCACTGTATTGCGTCGTCTGGCGATCGTGATCATTCTTTTGCTTCTACTCATCGGACCGAATTTCGGTCCAATCCCTTCGCTGCTGCAGCAGCATCTATCCATCGAGACGTCGGTCCTCGTACTGCTGACCTCTTTTGGGATCGGCTTTTGTATCATCATCGCTGTGATGCTGCGTATGAGCGGTGGAACGCCTTTGCGCGAGTTACTGCGTTCGCTGGGGCTCGGCGCTCCCTCCCGTACGGCAGCGAACATCGCCGGTTTGGTGTTGGGTTTGGTATGGGGTGTATTTTTCCTCACCGGCATTTTCCAATTCGACCCCGACGCCAACATCGCCCAGATCAGCGTTTTGCGCGTGGTGGCTGCTTTGCTCGCGGCTGGGGGCGCCTTGCTTGAAGACTTCGTCACGCGCGGTTTCCTGATGAATCAAATGCGGCGTATCGATGTTCCGCAATGGGCGCAGGTCCTGGCATCCGCCCTGGTTTTCGCCCTGTATCATACGATTTGGGGATTCAACATCATTTCATTCGTGTTCAGCGTGGTTTATGGTCTCTTGCTCGGCGGATTGTTCCTGTGGGGGAAACGGAGTCTTACGCCCGTGATTTTGGGGCACAGTCTGGCCGTGCTCATCAGCGAGCCGTTTGCCACGATGATGATCTTCATGGCAGCAGGCATGTAGATATCCATCCGGTCGATTGAAACCGACTGACCTCTGGATTCTTTGGGAGCCCAGAGGTCATGGATTTATCATACGCAAATGGACAATCGTCAGTCGGAACCGAAGCGCGACGTGTGGGAGCAGTGGGATTGGGTGTGGCACGTGTGTGCCTACGCGTTTCTGGGGCTGAATGCGGCATTCGATCTGGCTGGCGATTTCCCCACCGAGCCTATCTGGCTCTTTCTCGGCCTTTCAGCGCTGCTGGCAATCTGGTACTTGCCGTTTGTCGCCGTGCCCATCACGCGTTGGTGGAATTTTCCCGGGCGCGGGGTGCTGTATTTTCTTCTTGGTTGGGCATTGTGGACAGGTCTGCTTGCCTTGAACGAGCGTTCCTTGATGCTGGCGGCGATGTTCTACCCCATGATTTTCAGCCGTTTTCCCATCCGCTGGGCGGTTGCCGTGGCTTTTACGCAGACGTTAGGTTTGTCTGCGCTTTTCCTGCTTCTCTACAACCCGGAGCATTGGCTCATCACCCTTTTGATCGCATTCGGGATTCTGGCGGCCGCGATCCTGATCGGGTTGTTTATTTCCGCGCTGGTTAATCAGAGTTTGGAACGTCAGCGCCTTCTGGATGAATTCACGAAGGCCCGTGCTAGTCTGCTGAAAATGGAGCGCGAGGCGGGGGAGCTGGCTGAGCGTCAACGCCTGGCGCGTGAGATCCATGACACACTCACGCAGCAATTCACTTCGATTATCATGCATTTGTCCGCGGCGGGTTTAGGTGATCCGGATGCGGCACGGGTCCGTGTGCAGCAGGCTGAGCGGGTTGCGCGTGATGGGCTCGATGAAGCACGCCGTATGATCTGGGGGATGCGCCCAGAGCAACTCGAAAACGCTTCGCTGGTCGAAAGCCTCGAAGAGTTGGTGGCGCGCTGGTCGGTTGAGAACGGCATCAATGTGGCGATAACCGTCACGGGGACCCCCAGACCGATTGACCCTTCCATCAACACCGCATTACTGCGCATCTCCCGTGAAGCGTTGCACAACATTCAGAAACACGCCTGCGCAAAGAACGTCAACATCACGCTCTCCTATATGTCCGATGCCCTCGCATTGGATGTGGCAGACGACGGCCGGGGTTTTCGTCATCCACAGGAGCGGCGCGGCTTTGGTTTCAAGTCCATGCGTGAACGTGCGCAGGAGCTCGGTGGTGAGCTGAACATCGAGAGCGAACCGGGCAGGGGCATGAAAGTCGCCGTATCGATACCCCTGGCGGAGGTGACATGACCGTTCGGATCGTCATCGCCGACGACCATCCCGTTGTCCGCAGCGGACTGCGTGCGCTTCTGGCCTCCCAACCGGATTTTGAAATCGTCGCCGAAGCTGAAAACGGCGAGGAGGCTTCGACGTTGTCTGTCTCTCACAAGCCGGACGTTATCTTGATGGATCTGCAAATGCCCGTGATGGACGGCCTGACTGCCATACAGAACATCCTTGCGCTGCAGCCTGAAATCAATATCTTGGTGCTCACCACTTACGACAGCGATGCGGATATCGTACCCGCCATCGAAGCCGGCGCCACGGGCTATCTCCTCAAGGACGCACCGCCCGAATCGCTTTTTCGTGCCGTGCGCAGTGCGGCGCAGGGCGAGGTGGTCCTTGCACCAAGCGTGGCGGATAAGATAACTCGCCGGCTGGCTCGATCCGCGATGGATTCGTTAAGCCTGCGCGAGATCGAGGTGCTGGATCTGGCAGCAAAAGGAAACTCGAACCGGGAAATTGCGGACACGCTGCACATTACCGAGGCGACGGTTAAATCTCACTTTGTCCACATCTTCACCAAATTGGGGGTCAGCGACCGCACAGCTGCGGTAACCGCCGCGCTGAAGCGCAAGATCATCCGCCTCGACCATTGAGTCGATAGCGCGTCGTCTATCCCATACGGGACGAGAATCAACATCTTCTGCGTAAAATCTGTGGATAACTACTGGTTTCTTGTGGAAAAGCCCGGCGTATGTGTGGAAAACTTCAGCCCGTCAAATCGCGGCCAGCAGATGCAAAGTCGCGCCCCACAGCAGCCCGCCAACGATGATCGCCGTTCCCCAAATTGCGTATGCCAGGGGACGATCTTCGTCGCGACGGTAGAACCAGGTGCCTGTGAGCAGGTCCAGGAACCAGCAGAAGACTCCGATCATCGGCAGGAGAAGCAGGCGCCCCGGCGGCGCGTACGGATCGGGATTGCCGAGTGCATCGAATCCGAAAGGCACGCTTGCGGGCAGCATTCCGGCGCGCAGCGCTAAATAACCGAAGAGTAGAAGGGAGGCTGCGATTCCGCTGAGCACCAGGAAACGCGATCGGACGTCGCTCCACATGCGCGCGAATATAAAATCCGGCCGTTGGGAGACGGCCGGGATCGCTTCCAGAGATCCCAGCCTCACCGTGTCGACGAAGTGTTTCTGGAATTCCTGCGGATTGGGTGGGGATATGGCGAAAACCCGCGCGTCGGTGGTGAGCAAAACAATCCCTTCCGAATTGCGCGTGGCGAAGAACTCGATCGGAGCACCATTCTCCGCGTCGAGATGCCCGACGACACAACCCGGCCAGCGAAAACCGATTTCGGGGTTGAGATTCTCGTATTTGACAGAGGCCAATTCGACGCCGCGAATTTCAGCGATGGGAATCTGTTCGTACGCGAACCCCCACGTCAGGTAAAAACCTTCCCGGTCCAGCCGGTAACGCGCAGACAAGAGGCCGTAGATGCGGTAGCTTACCAGAAAGGACAAGGGCACACCGATGACCGGCAGCAGGACCCAGAGGATGATCCACGCAGACATCGTGGCCCGGGCGAGTTGGACGATGCCCAGCACCGTGGCCGCCAGAAGGAGCAGCAAGAACGTTATTCCCAGGGTCAGGCCGAGTTTTCGATTCGGTATGAAAATCATCGTCTTTTTAGCGTGGAATTCCTATGTATACCGTTGACGAACTGGCAGGATCTTTTCCACGAACGCGGATCGTTCGAGCGAGAAAATCCCGCCTCTCGGGCGTTTTCAAATTCGATTCGTCAGCGGTAGACCGGCTCGTTCCAGTGGCGGTATTTCTCGACTTTGCCATGCACGACGTCGGCGTAGAGCGCTTTAAGCTTGGCCGTGATCGGCCCCATCTTGCCGTCCGCGATCGGATGGTGATCGACCAGGGTGATGGCAGTGACCTGCGCGGCCGTGCCCGTCATGAAAAATTCGTCGCAGAGGTAGACTTCTGTGCGGTCGATCGGGCGCTCGATTACTTCGACGCCCAATTCTTCGCGCGCCAGGAGCATGATCGAACGCCGGGTGATGCCTTCGAGGATGTTTTCCGTAACCGGCGGTGTGATCAGCACGCCGTCTCGAACCATGAACACGTTTTCCGCACTGCCCTCCGAGACGTGGCCTTCGTTGGTTAAAACGAGCGCTTCGTCGAAACCGGAGCGCAAGGCATCGGTCTTTACCAGTGCCGAATTGACGTAAGCGCCGCTGATCTTGCCTCTGGCCGGTATGGCGTTGTCATCGATACGGCGCCAGGATGAGAAGGTAACGTGTGCGCCTTCGTCTTTCTCGACATAGCGGCCGAAGGGAACCGAGTAGATACAGAGATCGTCGCGGATGTCGTGCAGTTTGACGCCGACAACCTCCTCCGCCTTGTAGATCAGCGGCCGGATGTACACATCCTGGCGGTGTTCCTCCTTCCGTAAAAGGTCGAGCACGATGTCGCGCAGCTCTTCGGGCGTTTTATCGATTTTCGCGACCAGGAGTTTCGCTGAATTCAACAAGCGTATGAAGTGATCGATAGGACGGAAGACGAAAAGCTGCTTCTGGTCGTCGTTCCAATACGCCCGAATCCCCGCGAATGCCGCCGTTCCGTAGTGCAGCGCATGGGTCATGATGCCCACTTTCGCTTCCGAATAAGGCACGAGTTTACCTTCGAAATACGCAAATTTGGGAAGAGCCACTGTTGTTTCCTCCTGGCAGAACCGTGATCTTCGAGCTTCACAAGATGAGGAAATTATAGAACGGGCGTTGGCTGACTTCAAGCGATCCGCGCTACGTCCAACCTACGATCTGTGCGCCCGCGGTGGATGGGATATCTGGAAGATGGCGCGCGAAGCTACGAAAAAACCGCTCGTCTATTAAGACGAGCGGTGTATTTCGTCCGGGATAAAGGTTAGGCTTCGCGGAATTCACCTTCGACAACGTCACCCTCTTCTTCCGGTCCGCCGCCGTCCGGAGCCGCTCCACCCGTAGAAGGGCCTCCCTGTTGTGCGTAGAGTTGTTGGCTCAGGGCGTAGCTCGCTTGTTGAACTTCTTCGGTCAACTTCTTGATCTTAGCCATGTCGTCGCCCTGCAGCGCGTCATGCAGTTCCTTGATCTTCGCTTCGATGCTCTCCCGATCGCCTGCGGGGACTTTGTCGCCCAGTTCCTTCAAGGCCTTCTCGGCCTGATAAGCCATGGTGTCGCCTGCGTTGCGGGCTTCTGCCATTTCGCGCCGCTTCTCATCTTCGGCGGTGTGTTTCTTGGCTTCGTCCACCATTCGTTCGACGTCGTTATCGTCGAGGTTGGTCGACGCCGTAATGGTGACTTTTTGCTGCTTGCCGGTGGCTTTGTCCTTCGCCGTCACGTTGAGGATGCCGTTGGCATCGATGTCGAAACCGACTTCGATCTGCGGGATGCCGCGCGGGGCCGGCGGGATACCGTCCAGCCGGAAGCGTCCCAGGGTCATGTTGTCGTTCGCCATCGGACGTTCCCCTTGCAGAACGTGAATGTCTACCGCCGTTTGGTTGTCGTCCGCCGTGGAGAACACCTCTTTCTTCTCGATGGGGATCGTGGTATTTCTGTCGATCAACGTGGTCATCACGCCGCCGAGGGTCTCGATTCCCAGAGATAGAGGAGTGACGTCGAGCAGCAATACATCCTTGACCTCACCCGCCAGCACGCCTCCCTGGATGGCTGCACCTACCGAAACCACCTCGTCGGGGTTGACGCCTTTATGCGGGTCCCTGCTCGTCAGGGATTTCACCAATTCCTGAATCATGGGCATGCGGGTTGCGCCGCCGACAAGGATCACCTCATCGACCTTGTCCGCCTGGATGCCCACGTCCTTCAAGACGGCTTGGAACGGCTTCTTGACGCGTTCGACCAAATCCTCACTCAACTGCTCGAATTTGGCACGCGTGATCTTCACTTGCAGGTGTTTCGGACCAGAAGCGTCTGCCGTGATGAAGGGCAGGTTGACTTCCGCTTCCGTCACGGTGGAGAGTTCGATCTTGGCTTTTTCGGCAGCCTCGCGCAGACGTTGAAGAGCCTGACGGTCTTCGCGCAGGTCGATGCCCTGTTCCTTCTTGAATTCATCAGAGATGTAGTTGAGAATGCGATGATCCCAATCGTCGCCGCCCAGGTGCATGTCGCCGTTGGTCGCGCGCACCTCGACGACGCCGTCACCGACGTCCAACAGACTGACGTCGAACGTGCCGCCACCCAGGTCGAAGACCAGGATGGTTTCGTTGCCTTTCTTGTCCATACCGTAGGCCAATGCGGCCGCAGTCGGTTCGTTGATGATGCGCATCACTTCCAAACCGGCGATCTTGCCTGCGTCCTTGGTGGCCTGACGCTGGGAATCGTTGAAGTATGCCGGAACCGTGATGACGGCTTTGGTTACTTTTTCTCCCAGGTATGCTTCCGCATCGTTCTTGAGCTTGGCCAGGATCATGGCCGAAATTTCTTGCGGTGTGTAGTCTCGGCCGGCGGCCGGGATCTTCACGCGCACGTCGTCCGACGGACCTTTGACGACCTCATAGGAAACCATCTTGCGTTCGGTTTCGACTTCGTCATATCGCCGGCCCATAAAGCGCTTGATCGAGTATACGGTGTTCTCCGAGTTGACAACCGCCTGGCGTTTCGCGGTCTGTCCCACCAGCCGTTCACCGTTGCTCGTGAAGGCCACGACGGAAGGACAGAGTCGACCGCCCTCGGCGGTGGTGATCACTGTAGGATCGCCGCCCTCCATCACGGAAACGACGCTGTTCGTTGTTCCTAGGTCAATGCCTATGATCTTCGACATGAATTTCACCTCACAATTTCAAATGTCCTCACGCTGAAATGATACTCGATTTTCACAAGAGGAGTATTAACAAGATGTTGGAGACTCGTTGGAAATTACTTTCCGAGTGTCAATTCTGCTGCGGTGTGCGCCACCGGCATGTCGTTCACCCTCCTTTGCTTGCGACAACTCCGAAGGCATCGAAGCGGCGCTTCACCCGGATGAATCCCGCCTCCCTTAATCGCTGAACTACACCGCCCCCCACGCTGCGACCCGAGCGGCTGGCCAGATCACCCACGTAATGGAAAATCTTCCCCCCGGATTTCAATACGCGCAGCATCTCCCGGTAGAAATCTCGGGAATACAGATCTCCCGCCAGTCTGAAGGTGGGCGGATCGTGAAGGAGCCAGTCGAAGGAAGATGACTCGAATTGCTCGATCGCCTCGTATGCGTCCTCGATCCTGCGCTCGATCTTCGGATCGTGGAACAATTCGCGGGACCACGGATTGCGCCGCGCCACATCCACGACGGCGGGATCGAGTTCGATGCTGACGACGCGATCGACGCGCCTGGCGAGTGCGATGGCCGTGTAGCCCAAGCCCGTGGCCGTGTCGAGCGCCAGTCCGCCCCTGGGGTTCAATGCCCCGATCTTCAGTCGCGTGTCCTGCAAGGGATCGACGTCCTTGATGCGG
This sequence is a window from Anaerolineales bacterium. Protein-coding genes within it:
- a CDS encoding methyltransferase domain-containing protein translates to MENAPRRTKLIVLSFRQIEIIVQAKQAGDPRVVVSPDLGLSTVEVRIEPEGIHFPSGRMLSWQDADKILKSKMGCFQLLEDGVQKIQAFSQTTGRAVSLMPTAGAPTMLLAGFPMHRIKDVDPLQDTRLKIGALNPRGGLALDTATGLGYTAIALARRVDRVVSIELDPAVVDVARRNPWSRELFHDPKIERRIEDAYEAIEQFESSSFDWLLHDPPTFRLAGDLYSRDFYREMLRVLKSGGKIFHYVGDLASRSGRSVGGGVVQRLREAGFIRVKRRFDAFGVVASKGG
- a CDS encoding PH domain-containing protein; this encodes MIFIPNRKLGLTLGITFLLLLLAATVLGIVQLARATMSAWIILWVLLPVIGVPLSFLVSYRIYGLLSARYRLDREGFYLTWGFAYEQIPIAEIRGVELASVKYENLNPEIGFRWPGCVVGHLDAENGAPIEFFATRNSEGIVLLTTDARVFAISPPNPQEFQKHFVDTVRLGSLEAIPAVSQRPDFIFARMWSDVRSRFLVLSGIAASLLLFGYLALRAGMLPASVPFGFDALGNPDPYAPPGRLLLLPMIGVFCWFLDLLTGTWFYRRDEDRPLAYAIWGTAIIVGGLLWGATLHLLAAI
- a CDS encoding CPBP family glutamic-type intramembrane protease; this encodes MNSPVMEKSTVLRRLAIVIILLLLLIGPNFGPIPSLLQQHLSIETSVLVLLTSFGIGFCIIIAVMLRMSGGTPLRELLRSLGLGAPSRTAANIAGLVLGLVWGVFFLTGIFQFDPDANIAQISVLRVVAALLAAGGALLEDFVTRGFLMNQMRRIDVPQWAQVLASALVFALYHTIWGFNIISFVFSVVYGLLLGGLFLWGKRSLTPVILGHSLAVLISEPFATMMIFMAAGM
- a CDS encoding sensor histidine kinase, encoding MDNRQSEPKRDVWEQWDWVWHVCAYAFLGLNAAFDLAGDFPTEPIWLFLGLSALLAIWYLPFVAVPITRWWNFPGRGVLYFLLGWALWTGLLALNERSLMLAAMFYPMIFSRFPIRWAVAVAFTQTLGLSALFLLLYNPEHWLITLLIAFGILAAAILIGLFISALVNQSLERQRLLDEFTKARASLLKMEREAGELAERQRLAREIHDTLTQQFTSIIMHLSAAGLGDPDAARVRVQQAERVARDGLDEARRMIWGMRPEQLENASLVESLEELVARWSVENGINVAITVTGTPRPIDPSINTALLRISREALHNIQKHACAKNVNITLSYMSDALALDVADDGRGFRHPQERRGFGFKSMRERAQELGGELNIESEPGRGMKVAVSIPLAEVT
- a CDS encoding response regulator transcription factor; amino-acid sequence: MTVRIVIADDHPVVRSGLRALLASQPDFEIVAEAENGEEASTLSVSHKPDVILMDLQMPVMDGLTAIQNILALQPEINILVLTTYDSDADIVPAIEAGATGYLLKDAPPESLFRAVRSAAQGEVVLAPSVADKITRRLARSAMDSLSLREIEVLDLAAKGNSNREIADTLHITEATVKSHFVHIFTKLGVSDRTAAVTAALKRKIIRLDH
- the dnaK gene encoding molecular chaperone DnaK, translated to MSKIIGIDLGTTNSVVSVMEGGDPTVITTAEGGRLCPSVVAFTSNGERLVGQTAKRQAVVNSENTVYSIKRFMGRRYDEVETERKMVSYEVVKGPSDDVRVKIPAAGRDYTPQEISAMILAKLKNDAEAYLGEKVTKAVITVPAYFNDSQRQATKDAGKIAGLEVMRIINEPTAAALAYGMDKKGNETILVFDLGGGTFDVSLLDVGDGVVEVRATNGDMHLGGDDWDHRILNYISDEFKKEQGIDLREDRQALQRLREAAEKAKIELSTVTEAEVNLPFITADASGPKHLQVKITRAKFEQLSEDLVERVKKPFQAVLKDVGIQADKVDEVILVGGATRMPMIQELVKSLTSRDPHKGVNPDEVVSVGAAIQGGVLAGEVKDVLLLDVTPLSLGIETLGGVMTTLIDRNTTIPIEKKEVFSTADDNQTAVDIHVLQGERPMANDNMTLGRFRLDGIPPAPRGIPQIEVGFDIDANGILNVTAKDKATGKQQKVTITASTNLDDNDVERMVDEAKKHTAEDEKRREMAEARNAGDTMAYQAEKALKELGDKVPAGDRESIEAKIKELHDALQGDDMAKIKKLTEEVQQASYALSQQLYAQQGGPSTGGAAPDGGGPEEEGDVVEGEFREA
- a CDS encoding branched-chain amino acid transaminase, whose amino-acid sequence is MALPKFAYFEGKLVPYSEAKVGIMTHALHYGTAAFAGIRAYWNDDQKQLFVFRPIDHFIRLLNSAKLLVAKIDKTPEELRDIVLDLLRKEEHRQDVYIRPLIYKAEEVVGVKLHDIRDDLCIYSVPFGRYVEKDEGAHVTFSSWRRIDDNAIPARGKISGAYVNSALVKTDALRSGFDEALVLTNEGHVSEGSAENVFMVRDGVLITPPVTENILEGITRRSIMLLAREELGVEVIERPIDRTEVYLCDEFFMTGTAAQVTAITLVDHHPIADGKMGPITAKLKALYADVVHGKVEKYRHWNEPVYR